In Miniphocaeibacter halophilus, the following proteins share a genomic window:
- a CDS encoding nitroreductase family protein translates to MNNLFLNRRSVRKFKDRKVEEEKINKILEITLTAPSGRNRKPWDIIVVNKRELINKIADARPEAISFLKTAPLAMVVVMDLESGTAIADGAIIASYIQLAAELEGLNTCWGHAFEKINLKGENVEEKIREVLNIPENKNILCTIGIGYGDEDKEPHDIKNLPMNKVHFNKY, encoded by the coding sequence ATGAATAATTTATTTCTAAATAGACGTTCTGTAAGGAAATTTAAAGATAGGAAAGTTGAAGAGGAAAAAATTAATAAAATATTGGAAATTACATTAACAGCACCATCCGGAAGAAATAGAAAGCCATGGGATATTATTGTTGTAAATAAAAGGGAGCTTATTAATAAAATTGCAGATGCCAGACCTGAAGCTATTAGTTTTCTTAAAACTGCACCTTTAGCCATGGTTGTTGTTATGGACCTAGAGTCAGGCACCGCTATTGCCGACGGAGCCATTATTGCTTCCTATATACAGCTTGCTGCTGAACTGGAGGGCCTAAATACCTGTTGGGGACATGCCTTTGAAAAAATCAATCTAAAAGGCGAAAATGTAGAAGAAAAAATTAGAGAAGTACTAAATATTCCTGAAAATAAAAATATACTTTGTACTATAGGAATTGGTTATGGTGATGAAGATAAAGAACCTCATGATATTAAAAATCTACCTATGAATAAAGTACATTTTAACAAGTATTAA
- a CDS encoding ISL3 family transposase, giving the protein MSTSNYILDFLGIKDKNIKFIKFSNNMRKNNVTYKVIDAKLSYTPNVCPICGNMDKNAIIKHGNKISNIKLLPLNGDPTILKLRKQRFFCKECSHTFTAKTNIVEKNCFISNRVKLHITENLTMKISQKDIARLNYVSSNTVSRSLEANYKAFRVNKSYLPETLCFDEFKSTKDAKGSMSFIFCNGDRKNFNIIDIVENRTLPYLTKYFRKFTYKARANVKYICIDIYKPYMSLIKDVFPNAQIVLDKFHIVNLIGRALLKTRIEIMKNFSTSSIEYKRLKRYWKLIQKDSSKLDIIHFSKWTHFNKWKSTSDVVNETIAVDDNLKKTYEVYQILLSDIRCENSKRLREHLTLFKDTVSEQMEVAINTLLKYFEYVKNTLSTNITNGPLEGTNNLIKSIKRIAFGYRSFYNFRNRVFIIKNLMKPIENYQAAI; this is encoded by the coding sequence ATGTCTACAAGTAATTATATCTTAGATTTCTTAGGAATAAAAGATAAGAATATTAAATTTATTAAATTCAGCAATAACATGAGAAAGAACAATGTAACATATAAAGTTATAGACGCTAAACTTTCTTATACTCCTAATGTTTGTCCAATTTGTGGAAATATGGACAAGAATGCAATTATTAAGCACGGAAATAAAATATCAAATATTAAACTTCTTCCACTAAATGGAGATCCTACTATTTTAAAATTAAGAAAACAAAGATTTTTTTGTAAAGAATGTTCTCATACTTTTACAGCAAAAACCAATATTGTAGAGAAAAATTGTTTTATTTCAAATAGGGTAAAATTACATATAACTGAAAATCTAACTATGAAAATAAGTCAAAAGGATATTGCTAGGTTAAATTACGTATCTTCTAATACTGTTAGTCGTTCTTTAGAGGCTAATTATAAGGCTTTTAGAGTTAACAAGTCATATCTGCCTGAAACTTTGTGTTTTGATGAATTCAAATCCACTAAAGATGCTAAGGGCAGTATGAGCTTTATCTTTTGTAATGGTGATAGGAAGAATTTTAATATTATAGATATTGTTGAAAATCGTACTCTCCCTTATTTAACTAAATATTTTAGAAAGTTTACCTATAAAGCAAGAGCAAATGTGAAATATATTTGTATAGATATATATAAACCTTATATGTCATTAATTAAGGATGTTTTTCCTAATGCTCAAATAGTTTTAGATAAGTTTCATATTGTAAATCTTATTGGCAGGGCTTTGTTAAAAACAAGGATTGAAATAATGAAAAACTTTAGTACTTCCTCTATTGAATATAAAAGACTAAAAAGATATTGGAAGCTAATTCAAAAGGATTCTTCTAAACTTGATATAATCCACTTTAGTAAATGGACACATTTTAATAAGTGGAAAAGCACATCTGATGTAGTAAATGAAACTATAGCCGTTGATGATAATTTAAAGAAAACATATGAGGTTTATCAAATTCTTTTATCTGATATTAGATGTGAAAATTCTAAAAGATTAAGGGAACATTTAACTTTATTTAAGGATACAGTAAGTGAACAAATGGAAGTAGCTATAAACACCTTGTTAAAATATTTTGAATATGTGAAAAACACTTTAAGTACGAACATTACAAATGGACCCTTGGAAGGTACTAATAATCTTATTAAAAGTATAAAAAGAATAGCTTTTGGATATAGGTCATTTTATAATTTTAGAAATAGAGTTTTTATAATTAAAAATTTAATGAAGCCAATAGAAAATTATCAGGCAGCTATATAG
- a CDS encoding sensor histidine kinase: protein MKKLNKKALQIILGIYIVLIVVFVIFLLVLNNSLLNKILLENIYIILFLLIITFVVNYFILSKKTSTTNLNHLADIIISEVFNENKLGIEYEEDLKQMLKKLNKEKKTSMYSMEKYKNAEKIRSEFTANVTHELKTPLTSIIGYAELIELGLAKDEEAKTFAKTIGEDANKLLMTINDIIILSKYDDPTSIKIEKIHFYIGDFIDELVKSIENVASLKKVKILKELDNFEVYADKNKIKDLVNNLLSNAIKYNKPYGLISVKLYKKNGNCVIEISDTGIGIKETDINRIFERFYVVDKARGKKSGTGLGLAIVKHVALVHNGTIEIKSKLGEGSTFKFSFPLNENNDLNQKEH from the coding sequence ATGAAAAAATTAAATAAAAAAGCATTACAAATAATACTTGGTATTTATATAGTTTTAATAGTGGTATTTGTAATTTTTTTACTTGTATTAAACAACTCTTTACTAAATAAAATATTATTAGAAAATATTTATATAATACTTTTTTTATTAATAATTACTTTTGTAGTCAATTATTTCATATTAAGTAAAAAAACAAGTACAACTAACTTAAATCACTTGGCTGATATTATTATTTCAGAAGTATTTAATGAAAACAAACTAGGCATAGAATATGAAGAAGATTTAAAACAAATGTTGAAGAAGTTAAATAAAGAGAAAAAAACAAGCATGTATTCTATGGAAAAATATAAAAATGCTGAAAAAATCAGATCTGAATTTACAGCAAATGTAACCCATGAATTAAAAACCCCATTAACTTCAATAATAGGTTATGCAGAGTTAATAGAACTTGGATTAGCGAAAGATGAAGAAGCAAAAACTTTTGCCAAAACAATTGGTGAAGATGCAAATAAATTATTAATGACTATTAATGATATTATAATCCTTTCAAAATATGATGACCCTACATCAATAAAAATAGAAAAAATACATTTTTATATAGGTGATTTTATAGACGAATTGGTAAAAAGCATAGAAAATGTTGCTTCTTTAAAAAAAGTAAAAATTCTAAAAGAATTGGATAATTTTGAAGTTTATGCCGATAAAAATAAAATAAAGGATTTAGTAAATAATCTGTTATCCAATGCCATAAAATACAATAAACCATATGGTTTAATCAGTGTAAAACTATATAAAAAAAATGGAAATTGTGTAATAGAAATTTCAGATACAGGTATAGGAATAAAAGAAACAGATATAAATAGAATTTTTGAAAGGTTTTATGTTGTAGATAAAGCCAGAGGGAAAAAATCGGGAACAGGACTTGGACTTGCTATTGTTAAACATGTTGCCCTAGTCCATAATGGTACAATAGAAATAAAGAGTAAGTTAGGTGAAGGAAGTACATTTAAATTTAGTTTCCCATTAAATGAAAATAATGATTTAAATCAAAAAGAACACTAA
- a CDS encoding response regulator transcription factor, with product MYNIYVVEDEDNIRDLVVYALNNSGFKAVGLLGYKELEKELLKKTPDLIILDIMLEEEDGYTILEKLKSSDKYCEIPVIMLTAKTDEMDKVRGLDMGADDYITKPFGVMELISRIKAVLRRAGVSKKIDENNIVEFKNIVIDLNKRIVTVNNEIIKLTYKEFELLLYLIENKNIVLTRQKLTEEIWGFDYEGETRTVDVHIRTLRQKLGELSSYIVTVRNVGYKIVD from the coding sequence ATGTATAATATCTATGTAGTTGAAGATGAAGATAATATTAGGGATTTAGTAGTCTACGCTTTAAATAACAGTGGATTTAAAGCAGTAGGTTTACTTGGATACAAAGAATTAGAAAAGGAACTGTTGAAAAAAACACCGGATTTAATTATTTTGGATATAATGTTAGAAGAAGAAGATGGTTATACAATATTGGAAAAATTGAAATCCAGTGATAAATACTGTGAAATTCCCGTTATAATGCTTACAGCTAAAACTGATGAAATGGATAAGGTAAGAGGTTTAGATATGGGAGCCGATGACTATATAACAAAGCCTTTTGGAGTTATGGAATTAATTTCAAGAATAAAAGCTGTTTTAAGAAGAGCAGGGGTTTCAAAGAAAATTGACGAAAATAATATAGTGGAATTTAAAAATATAGTAATAGATTTAAATAAAAGAATAGTAACAGTAAATAATGAAATTATAAAATTAACCTACAAGGAATTTGAACTATTATTATATCTTATTGAAAATAAAAATATAGTATTGACAAGGCAAAAATTAACAGAGGAAATTTGGGGATTTGATTACGAGGGTGAAACTAGAACTGTTGATGTTCATATAAGAACATTAAGACAAAAATTAGGTGAATTAAGTAGCTATATAGTAACAGTGAGAAATGTAGGATATAAAATAGTGGACTAA